Proteins from a single region of Coregonus clupeaformis isolate EN_2021a chromosome 35, ASM2061545v1, whole genome shotgun sequence:
- the LOC121550648 gene encoding zinc finger CCCH domain-containing protein 7A isoform X4, translating to MSILCQDRSSRWQDIQNGLQFIQSTLPYPGTQEQYEVFIQDLVRNLFGEGNDVFNEGEWMRSIEMYTEALNIAEYADSEDISVSTGTLEKLYANRAAAYLNIVPGLHDEALVDCEKALQLNEGNHRALYRKARALKEMGRHKEAYEAVAKCSLAVPQDPNVIRLTQDLAKMLGLKIRKAYVRSKPALNVLPGSSYSGASNDKCHGSTSVEDIEMEVNQPPQETGGPDAAPPSLDPVAAMKVHPPRNERMEAESPPVSIIPSVSPVEVHTPEPIHVPVPLPMPISKPMPLPTLVNGARASPTQSYHLPMQKSRPDFDAEIIGDDLDDLLDQAGPGPTESPMVIPTMKGPIPFPTSAPSNSMSSPFLMPSHMNPFMHVASQCTVTLPPPYHKPQASGYSLGLDTFGVSSPLDSLDSLSMSEPQTGYSQHPFMQLTNHDKPMGMALGMPDVTPHPVVDLAKNPLADTHEFKQACSNCYVKTGLGVLDFTFYTEEHKCKKDILLGRIKNQLDKSWKLIRPRPTKSQYVGPYYICKDVAIGEGCRYPGHCTFAYCQEEIDVWSLERKGFICRDFLFDPFGPTSKINLTVPKILQEHHGIFMFLCGVCFDHKPRIISKTNKDNPSLCSHPVTEHAFEDHKCLVHILRENTVRYSKIRPYSPQNQMDICRHEVRYGCVREDECFYAHSLIELKVWMMQHQLGITPENIVQEANRFWNMEAGSQGSLQFTIPLKRFGPPNLKMQFVCGQCWRNGQLSEADKNKKYCTAKARHSWSKDKRVVLVSSIERKKWTTIRPLPTKKPIPSQFEICMHVSTGKKCQYIGNCTFAHSTEERDLWTYMKENNIPDMEQLYERWLQSQKPGWSEEASNSAIKENGKQIHMPTDYAEEVAGNHCWLCGKNCNSDRQWQQHITSEKHREKVFNSEDDQNCWQYRFPTGTFRVCERYLKGTCTEEELCKLAHGNEELKEWTERREFLLMKLAKARKDHLIAPNDNDFGKYSFLLKDIK from the exons ATGTCAATCCTGTGTCAGGACCGAAGCAGTCGCTGGCAGGATATTCAGAATGGGCTGCAGTTCATCCA GTCAACTCTGCCCTATCCTGGAACTCAGGAACAATATGAG GTGTTCATTCAGGACCTTGTGAGGAATCTGTTTGGTGAAGGAAATGATGTATTCAATGAAGGGGAATGGATGCGATCTATAGAAATGTACACTGAGGCCTTGAACATAGCAGAATATGCAGACTCGGAGGACATCAGTGTATCTACTGGAACGTTGGAAAAGCTGTATGCCAACCGAGCTGCTGCTTACTTGAACATTGTACCG GGTCTGCATGATGAAGCACTAGTAGACTGTGAGAAAGCTCTTCAATTGAATGAGGGAAACCATAGAGCTCTTTATAGGAAAGCCCGAGCCTTGAAAGAGATGGGCAGGCATAAGGAGGCCTATGAGGCTGTAGCGAAGTGCTCCCTTGCAGTGCCTCAG GATCCTAATGTTATACGATTGACTCAGGACCTTGCCAAAATGTTGGGATTGAAAATCCGTAAAGCCTATGTCAGGAGTAAG CCTGCCTTAAATGTTTTGCCTGgatcaagttattcaggtgcatCCAATGACAAG tgtcatgGATCTACATCTGTGGAAGATATAGAAATGG AAGTGAATCAGCCCCCTCAGGAAACTGGCGGTCCAGACGCGGCCCCCCCAAGCCTAGACCCAGTGGCAGCCATGAAGGTGCACCCCCCTCGGAATGAGAGAATGGAAGCTGAATCCCCCCCTGTCAGCATCATCCCTTCAGTCTCACCTGTTGAGGTTCACACCCCAGAGCCCATTCATGTTCCGGTGCCCCTGCCTATGCCCATTTCCAAGCCCATGCCCTTGCCTACGTTGGTCAATGGTGCCAGAGCCAGCCCTACCCAGTCCTACCATTTGCCAATGCAAAAGTCTCGTCCGGACTTCGATGCGGAAATCATTGGAGATGACCTGGATGATCTGCTGGACCAAGCTGGCCCCGGCCCCACAGAATCTCCCATG GTCATTCCCACCATGAAGGGGCCTATCCCTTTTCCAACCAGTGCCCCCTCGAATTCCATGTCTAGTCCTTTCCTTATGCCATCTCATATGAACCCCTTTATGCATGTGGCATCACAGTGCACAGTGACTCTGCCTCCTCCCTACCACAAGCCACAAGCCAGCGGGTACTCTTTAGGTCTAGACACCTTCGGGGTCTCCTCTCCATTGGATTCACTGGATAGTCTCTCCATGTCAGAGCCTCAGACAG GATATAGTCAGCATCCGTTCATGCAG TTGACCAACCATGATAAGCCGATGGGAATGGCCCTGGGGATGCCAGATGTAACCCCCCATCCTGTTGTGGATTTGGCCAAAAATCCCCTGGCTGATACTCATGAATTCAAACAGGCATGCTCAAACTGCTATGTCAAAACTG GGCTTGGAGTGTTGGATTTCACATTCTATACCGAAGAGCACAAATGCAAGAAGGACATATTACTTGGAAGGATAAAAAATCAACTAGACAAATCATGGAAGCTGATCAGACCCAGACCGACAAAATCCCAGTATGTCGGGCCTTACTACATCTGCAAAG ATGTCGCCATTGGAGAGGGGTGCAGGTACCCTGGTCACTGCACGTTTGCCTACTGCCAAGAGGAGATTGATGTTTGGTCCCTGGAGCGCAAAGGCTTCATCTGCAGAGACTTTCTCTTTGATCCATTTGGGCCCACCAGTAAGATCAATCTGACTGTCCCGAAGATCCTACAGGAGCATCACGGGATATTCATGTTCCTCTGCGGG GTGTGTTTTGATCACAAACCCAGAATAATCAGCAAAACCAATAAGGACAACCCATCTCTTTGCTCTCACCCCGTGACAGAGCATGCCTTTGAAGATCATAA GTGCCTGGTCCACATTCTGAGGGAGAACACTGTGCGCTACTCCAAAATCCGTCCGTACAGTCCGCAGAACCAGATGGACATCTGTCGGCATGAGGTGCGCTACGGCTGCGTGCGGGAAGATGAGTGCTTCTATGCCCACAGCCTGATCGAGCTGAAGGTGTGGATGATGCAGCACCAGCTAG GCATCACTCCTGAAAATATTGTCCAGGAGGCCAATAGGTTTTGGAACATGGAGGCGGGCTCCCAAGGATCCCTG CAATTCACCATACCATTGAAGAGGTTTGGACCCCCAAATCTGAAGATGCAGTTTGTGTGTGGGCAGTGTTGGAGAAACGGCCAACTTAGTGAGGCAGACAAGAACAAGAAGTACTGCACTGCCAAAGCCAGGCATTC TTGGTCAAAAGACAAACGAGTGGTGCTGGTGAGTTCCATCGAACGCAAGAAGTGGACAACGATCCGCCCTCTCCCAACAAAAAAGCCCATCCCATCTCAGTTTGAG ATTTGCATGCACGTGTCTACTGGCAAAAAGTGCCAGTACATCGGGAACTGCACATTTGCACACAGCACAGAGGAAAGGGACCTGTGGACATACATGAAAGAGAACAACA TTCCAGACATGGAACAGCTGTATGAGCGCTGGCTGCAGTCTCAGAAGCCTGGCTGGAGCGAGGAGGCCTCCAACAGCGCCATCAAGGAGAATGGGAAGCAGATCCACATGCCCACAGACTATGCTGAGGAGGTG GCTGGCAACCACTGTTGGCTTTGTGGTAAGAACTGCAACAGTGACAGGCAGTGGCAACAGCACATCACCTCAGAAAAACACAGAGAGAAAGTGTTCAACTCTGAAGACGATCAGAACTGCTGGCAGTATCGCTTCCCCACTGGCACCTTCAGAGTTTGCGAGAG ATACCTTAAAGGCACTTGCACAGAGGAGGAGTTGTGTAAGCTGGCTCATGGAAACGAGGAACTAAAGGAATGGACGGAGCGCAGGGAGTTCCTTTTGATGAAACTGGCCAAAGCAAGAAAAGACCATCTTATAGCCCCAAATGACAATGACTTTGGCAAATATAGTTTTCTGCTTAAAGACATAAAGTAA